Genomic window (Halorhodospira halophila):
GCAACCTGGAAACGCACGGGCACTCTGCCCCACATCCTACCCAACGACCCTCAAGGCCTTGGGGCGAGCTACTCTGTAGCGGATAATACGGGCTCATCCCGGCGAGGCGCTCAAGGGACTCTGTCTCGAGCCGAGCTACGCTACGTCCTGGCAGCCACGCACTGACGTTACCGGGCTCCCTCAAGGATGAACACCTCGGGCTTTAGCGAACGCGACATCTGCACCAAGTACATCATCCCCGCGCTCCGCAACGCCCCGGCTGGGACGAGACCGAGCAGATCCTGGAAGAAGTCATCTTCACCAAGGGACGTATCACGGTCCTTGGCAAGCTTGTATCTGTTTAACCGGGGGGCTGGTCCGTACCACCGAATAAGCAAGTCCGCCCAGACTGCAGCGACCGCTCCCGTGCATCCAGACGGGATCAAAAGGATGCGTACGAAACATAACGCACGGGCTCCGAGGTCAGGGCAGGTCTATCCATGATGTCTAGACTGAGCTTAGTGGGGCCCTGCATACCGAGCTGAAAACCGTTTCCTCACGAGCGAGGAAGGATGCAGGCCCGGCATTTCCCGCCCCGATTCCCTACCGATCAAGCTCCTCCAGCAGCATCCGGGCATCTGCATGTATGCTGGACGGTGTTTCTCTGTCGTCGTCCACAATGAAGTTGAGATGGTGTCGGGCCTGATCGTCCCGCCCCAGCCGCACGAGCGCTTCAGCGTAACGATACCGAACCGAGACTTCGTCTGGCCGTGCTTGCTGGGCCAGCCGCAAGTACTCTGCCGCCTCTTCCAACTCGCCGTTGTCTAACAAGATCATTCCAAGAGTGCCCTGGAAGTGGGGGTTGTTCGGCTCTAAACGCAGTGCGTCTCGGGCGTGCGCTTCGGCCCGCTCGTCCCCGAGCTGGTGCCGGGCGTACGCAAGGCTGTTGTGAACCGCTGCCGTTTCGGCATGGCTCTCTATTACGGCTTGGAAGTGATTCGTGGCTTCGTTGTAACGGCTGTCGGCCAGCAGGGCTGAGCCCAATAGCCAGCGGGTTTGAGCGTCGTCCGGGCGTTGCTCCAACAACGATGTGAAAAGGCGGGCGGCGCTAGCGTTCTGACCAGCCATCAAACGAGCCCGGGCAGTGAGCTCCAGCCATGCAGGGTTGGACCCGTGTACCTCACGCAGTGGCTCAAGGAGGGTGATGGCCTCCCGTGGCTTGCCGCCGTCCATGCGGTGGCGAGCGAGCACAAGACGGGGGCGCAATGCCTCGGGATGCGCGTCCTTGGCGCGGTTCAGCAGCGCCTCGCTGCGCTGATCGTGCCCCATTTCAGCCTCGAAGCGCGCAAGCTCCAAGAGCAGATCAAGGTCGTCGGTGCGGACTGTCAAGGCGCTCTGGAGGTGCTCGCGGGCCGCGTCTGTATTTCCCTGAACCTGTGCCAGCATTGCCAAGTTGCGGGTCGCTAGGAAATCGCCCGGCGCGTATTGCAAAGCAGTCGTGAAGGCGTCCCTGGCGCTGTCAGGACGCTGCAGTCCGAGCAGTGCCGTGCCAGCGAGATTGTGGGCCACAGCTTCATCGGGATGGCGTTCCACCAGGTCCTCAGCCTCTTCCAACGCCTCCTGATAGAGGCTGTTCTCCAGGTAATGCACAATTAATGTAACTCTCGGCTCAAGGGCATCGGGCGCCATCTCCTGAGCCGTCTGCAGCTGTTCAATGGCGAGATCGGCCTCGCCATCGGCCAAGTGGGCGCGGGCCAAGGTCAGTCGGCCCCTCACCGATTGCGGTTGGCTTTGTGCCCACGCCACCAAGCGGGGTAAGCCGTCATCGAGTCGGCCTTCGGCTAATTCGAGACGGGCCAGCTGATGGATCGATGCCAAGTCTCCGGGGTTCGTATCGATGAGTTCCTGCAACAAACGCTCGGCATTAGCCGTATCACCGCGGCCCTCCCGCAATGCGGCCAACACTCTTACCGCCGGCGGAAAGCCAGGATGTTGTCGGAGAACCTGTTCGAGGCGGGATTCCGCCTGTGCTGAGGAGCCACGGCCGAAGTGCGCCAAGCCAGCGAAGAGAACCGAGGAATGGTGGTCCGGCATGCGCCGCAGCACGTCTTCAAACTCATCTGCCGCGGCCGCGAAGTCGTCCGCGAAAAAGTGAGTTACGCCGCGGAGGTAGGCAGCGTGGGGGAGTTGCCTGTCGTGCCCTTCCAGCGCTTGTGCGTCCTCCCGGGCTCCTTCCAAATCGCCCCTCTGCAACCGAAGTAGCCCCCGATGGAAGCGGCCAGCATCGGCGGTTTGCTGGTCCTCGATGCTGCGGGTAAAGGCTGCCTCGGCGGCATTGGGGTTGGTGGACTGCTCTAGTTCGCCAAGCAGTCTCCACGCCGGCCCATAGCTCTCGTCGTGCTCGAGCGCCGACTCAACGAGTTTTCGAGCTTCCGACTTGTCTCCCGATGTGGCCCGCATGCGGGCCAACCCGACCATAGCGCTGAGGCGTTCAGGGTCGTTCCGCAATGCCTGACGATACGCCGCTTCTGCTTCCATAATGCGGTTCTCGGAGGCGAGGGCGTGACCGCGTAGCAGTGCCGCGTCCAATTGGTGCTCAGCCGCGCTGAAGGAGGTATTAAGGGTTTGCAGCGTGTCCTCAGCGCGGCGCGCTTGCCAGTAGGCGCGCCCCAAATCCAAGCGGATCTCGTCGTCCATATCCCCGCCGGCTCTCTCCTGGGCTCGCTCCAAGGCGCGGATCGCGTCCTCGGTGCGCCCCAAGCTCAAATAGATAACCCCGAGCCGGCGGTGAGCATCAATGTTCTCGGGGTTTTGCCGAAGCGCGCTACGCAGTTCAATGGCTTCGGCTTCGGGATTGCCTTCAGCTTGGTAATGGGCGGCACGCTCCAAATGTTCCTCTTCGCTCATCTGGGTCGGCCCGCAGCCCGTCACGGCCCCGAAAAGCAGCAGTGCGGCGATCCCGACAACGGATCTTGCGCAATGTAACGGCTTCTTTCGGTGCTGATTCATGTTGCTCCCCCCAATGCGCGCGGACCATCGAACCGCAGTTGGCAACGACCGGGAAAAGGTCCCGGCCGTCGGTTCACCCTCTTTCCTGGTTAGGCCATTACCGTAGGTCTCTGTGCCGGAGCACCTGCAATCCGGCGGCTGAAGCGCCCGCCACCGGCAAGCAGCAGCAACCCCAGGCCGAAGAGCGCCGCGGTGCCGGGTACCGGTATGCCGTTGGGGTCGATTTCGCGCTGAAGCTTTAACAGAATGGCATCTTCGAAGTCCTCGAAGGTATCGGCAGTCAAAACGAAGCTGCTGTCACCGCCGATGACGTTGTTTGCGAAGTAATCGGTGAGGCTGATGCTGGTGGCCTCCTCAATAGCTATGCCATTGATGGTCATTCCTGCGGCTACGGCGTCGTCTCGCGCATCTGCGGGGTCGCCGGAAGTGTTGTCGGTGCCATCGCCGGAGATATCAATGATCTGTCGCGTGCCTGCGAAGTCATTGTTTTGGATGGAGTCAACTGACCAGTCGATGGCTTGTGAGATGCCGGTCAAGCCACTGAAGGCCCTGGTTGTCGCGTCGATGGCGTCGGCAAAGGCATTGGCTGCCGCTGCTGAGCTAATTTGTGTCCAGCCGACTTGCTGCGACTGCTCGGTCGCTCCTGACCACTCCATGTAGGTCGTGGCGATAGAGCCGATAACGCCACTGCCGATGGCGCTGTGGACCAGCGGATTGCGGAACGCCTCAATATAGCCGGTCTTTTGTGCTTGATAGCGGGGGTCGTTGACGCTACCGGAGACATCCACCGCTAGCACCAACTCCAGGTCAACAGGAATAGGATCGGCAGCGGCATGCATGGGTACCCCTACAGCCACTGCCAGCAGTGATGCGGATAGTGCGGATCGAATCTTGTTCATGATGACACCCCATAATGTGATTGGCGTGACCCTTGGCTGCCATTGCGAGACCTGCCGACGCTGGTTGCCCGATTGCGCTTGGAAGCGTCGTGACGGCGTCGGCACCGCACTACCCGCAAGCCTCGTGCCAAATTTTTTTCTTTTTTTATTTCAAAGCGTTGTCGATTTCCATGTTGGGACAAATGGAATCGGTGTAAGAATCATTGACACATTTGCCTAAGCGAACCCGTCTGGATGGACGGTTGGTGGTCGCTGCAGCCTGGGCGGAGTCGTCTAGGCCGCCTGGGGTCTTACCAGTGGTAGGGTGCTACGCATCAATGACGGCAGGGATGGGAGATGAGCATGGCTGCACCCGAGCCCCTTTCACTGGAGCACCTCTACCGGGTCTGTGACCCGGAGCAGCTCGGTTTCCGCACCACCGAGGAGCTCTCGGCCATGGACCGCCCGCCCGGGCAGGAACGGGCCCTGGAGGCGATGGATCTGGGCGCGAGCATGCGCGCCTCGGGCTTCAATCTGTTCGTGATGGGGCCGGAGGGCGACGGCAAGCTGGAGATGGTCCATCGGCTGCTGGCCGAGCGTGCCGCGCGCGAGGCGACGCCCTCGGACTGGTGCTACCTGAACAACTTCGAGGAGCCCACGCGGCCGCGGCTGCTGCGCCTGCCGCCGGGCCAGGGGGCGCGCTGGCGCCACGATCTGGAGCAGCTGATCGAGGAGCTGCGCAGCACCATCCCGGCCACCTTCGAAAGCGACGAGTACCAGAACCGGCTGCAGGAGCTGCAGCAGCAGCTCAACCGCCGCCAGCGCGAGGCCTTCGAGGCGATCCAGAAGGAGGCGGAGCAGTACGACGTCACGCTGCTGCAGACCCCCTCGGGATTCAGCTTCGCCCCGGTCAAGGAGGGCGAGGTGATCGAGCCGGAGCAGTTCCAGCAGCTGCCCGAGGAGGAGCGCCGGCGCTATCAGGAGGCCATCGAGTTCCTGCAGGAGCGGCTGCAGGCGGTGGTCAAGCAGATCCCCAAGTGGCGCAAGGAGATCCAGGAGCAGGTCCGCAAGCTCAATGAGGAGATGACCCTGCTCGCGGTCGGCCAGCGCATCCAGGAGCTGCGCCAGCGCTACGGCGAGCTGCCGTTGGCCGCCGCCCACTTGGACGCCGTCCGCAACGACATCATCGAGCACGTGGACGCCTTCCGCTCCGGCGAGCAAGACCACGTGGAGTACATCCTGGGCCGCTACCGGGCCAACCTGCTGCTCGCCCACGACCCGGCCGACGGCGCGCCGGTGGTCTACGAGGACATGCCCACCCACCAACGGCTGGTGGGCCGCACGGAGCATCACGTGCACCAGGGGGCGCTGCTCACGGACTTCAACCTGATCCGCCCCGGCTCGCTGCACCAGGCCAACGGCGGCTATCTGATCGTCGATGCCCACCGCATCCTCACCCAGCCGCTGGCCTGGCCATCGCTCAAACGGACGCTCTCCGCCGGCGAGGTGCGCATCGAGTCCTTGGAGCAGGTCCACGGCTTCTGGACCACGGTCACCCTGGAGCCGGAACCGATGCCGCTGCGCACCAAGGTGGTGCTGCTCGGCGACCGGATGGTCTACTACCTGCTCTCGGCCTACGACCCGGACTTCCCGGAGCTGTTCAAGGTCGAGGCCGACCTGGAGGACGACCTGCCCCGGGACGCCGAGACCCAGCAGCTCTACGCCCGTATGCTCGCCACCCTGGTCCGCCAGCGCCGTCTACGCCACCTGGACCGCTTCGCCGCGGCCCGGGTGATCGAGCACGGCAGCCGCATGGCCGATGACAGCGAGCGGCTGGCCGCCGGCGGGCGGGCCATCACCGATCTGCTGCAGGAGGCGGATCACTACGCCACCGGCGACGGCGCCGAGATTATCGGCCAAGACCACATCGAGCGCGCCCTCGCCGCCCAGGAGCGTCGCGCCGGGCGCATCCGCGATCGCAGCCAGGAGACCATCGAGCGCGGCACGCTGGTGATCCACACCGAGGGGCACCACACCGCCTCGGTCAACGGGCTCTCGGTCCTGCAGCTGGGCGATTTCGGCTTCGGCCGGCCGACGCGGATCACCGCCACCGCCCGCCCCGGGCGCGGGCAGCTGGTGGACATCGAGCGCGAGGCGAAGCTCGGCGGCAAGATCCACTCCAAGGGGGTGATGATCCTCTCGCGCTTTCTCGCCAGCCGCTTCGCCCCGGAGGGCGACCTGTCGCTCTCAGCGAGCCTCGCCTTCGAACAGTCCTACGGCGGCATCGACGGCGACAGCGCCTCGGTGGCCGAGCTCTGCGCGCTCTTCTCGGCCATCGGCCGCGTCCCGCTGGATCACGGCATCGCCGTCACCGGCTCGGTGAACCAACTCGGCGAGGTGCAGGCCGTCGGCGGGGTGAACGAGAAGATCGAGGGCTTCTTCGAGGTCTGCCGGCGGCGCGGGCTGACCGGCCGGCAGGGGGTGGCGCTGCCGGCGAGCAACGTGGTGCACCTGATGCTGCGCCAGGAGGTGCGCGACGCAGTGGCCGCCGGGCAGTTCCACATCTACCCGCTGAGCCATGTGGATGAGGCGTTGGAGCTGCTCACCGGCCGGCCCGCCGGCGTTTGGGATGATGCCGGTGCGTACCCGCAGGGGTCGGTGAACCGCGCCGTGGCCGACCGCCTGGAGGCATTCGCCCGGAGCCAGCGCCGGCGCGGCGGGGGCGATGCGGACGAGGCCGCGGAGGATGACGATGACTGAGCGCATGCCGGAGCAGGGGTCACCGCGCCGGGTAGTCGTCCTGCTGGATGCTTCGCGGGCCAGTCTGGAGGCGCTGGAGGCGGCCGCCGAGCTGGCCGCCCAGCTCGGCGCCGAGCTGCTGGCGATCTTCGTCGAGGAGGAGGCGCTGCTGCGCTGTGCCGGGTACCCCTGGGCCCGCGAGATGGGTCTCTCCGGGGCCGTCCGCCCCCTGGAGACCGGCATCGAAGAGCAGCGCATGCGCACCCGTGCCGAGGCGATCCGCAAGGCGCTGGCGCAGACTGGCCGGCACCGGGGCGTGCACTACCGCCTGGAGGTCTGCCGGGGCGGGGTCGTCCGCGAGACCCTGAGCCTGGTTAACCGCGATGATCTGCTGGTCCTGGGCAAGGTGGGCTACGCCCGTGCCCGCGGGCTGCGCATCGGCTCCACGGCCCGCGCCATCGTCTTCGGCACACCGGGGCCGGTGATGGTCTTCGAGCGGCCATTGCAGCCCCGCACGGGGCACGGCGTGGCCGTGGTCGTCGAATCCGGCGAGCCGGGCGTCCGGACGCTGACCCGTGCCGCCGCCCTGCTCGGCGAGGGTGAGATCCTGGCCCGGTTCATCCCCGACCACGCGGCTCCCCTACCCGACGGCGACGACCCGGCCCGCGCCTGGGCGGCCCGGCACTGCCCCAACGCCCAGTGGCTAACGCCCGCCGGATCGCCGACCGCCCTGGCCCGGCACCTGAGCCGTGCCCCCGTGGACAAGCTGATCATCAGCCGCCGCAGCGCCCTGCTAGCCGAACACGACACCCGCTCGCTGATCGAGGCCGTGCAGCTCCCGGTGCTGGTGGTGCCCTAGTCGTCGCCGCGGGGCTGCGGCGGCGACGCTGCCCGGGTGGCGGCCTGGTACTCGTACTCGATCTCCGCCAGGCGGCGCTCGAACTCGGCCCGGAAGCCCGCCTCCACGCCCTCGATCTCCTGCTGCTTGGCGCGCCGAAAGCCGGCGATCAGGTCGCTGTCCACGGCGCGCGAGCCCGGCCGTGCCGCCGGGAAGATCAACACCCCGGTGAGCGCGTAGGCATCCAGCCAGGCCAGCTGGCGCAGGGCCTCCGGGACCAGCGCCGGATCGGCCTCGGCGGCGGTGCCGCGGTGGAGCCAAAGCACGCGACCGGCGCCGCGGCCCTCGAACGCGAAGCGCCGGCGGCCCGCTTCCCGATCGCCGCGGGCCTCCCGGGACCAGCGCGCGGCGCTGCCCTCGGCAAGGACCTCGTCCACCTGGCGGACCAGACCCTGCGCCTCGTCCAGGGCCGCGGCGTACGCCTCCAGGTCGCGGTGGGCCACCGCCACGCAGGCGCCGGCATAGCCCACCCGACGGCTGGCATCCAGGCGGCGGACCAGTGTACCGATCAGATCCAGGCGACCACCGCGCTCGGGGTCGGCGCCGTCCTGGTAACGCACCACGCGGCGGAAGACCAATTGCTCCCCGGCGGCCGGCAGGGCGTGGTCGTCGCCACCGCGGCCGCGGAACTCCACCGCCTGGGGGAACCCGGACAGCCCGGCCAGGGCGCCGCTGCCATGGACGGTGAGTCCGCGCACGGTGGCGAAGGCGCAGCGGCCGAGGATCGTCGGCGCCGCTTCGCTCATAGGCGCAGCCACTCCAGGATGCGCTGCCACCAGGTCGGGCCCATCCGCCCGCCGCCGAACTGGCCGTAGATCCAGGCGAAGATGTCGCGGATGTCGTCGTAGTCCGGCTCCTGCAGCCGCGGCCCGTGCTCGCCGTCGGTCACCGTGCCCAGGTGCAGCGCCATGAGCTGCACCCGATCCTGGTCCGTCCAGCCGTCGAGGATGCGGTAGGTGCGCGGCGCAAAGCGCTGCACGAAGGCCTCGCAGGCGTCGGCGCTGAGCTCCTCGTAACGGCGGTAGTGCTCATCGCGCTCCTGCAGCCGGCGCAGGGCCTGCTCCGGCTTGGAGACCAGTACCGCCAGCGAGGTGCGCCCGCGCAGGGCCGGGAAGTGCAGATCGAGGAAGGCGAGCAGGTTCTGGAAGAGGATGTCGTTCTCCTCGCCGTGCTCCGGGTCGACCACCAACACCAGGATCAGCCGCAGCTGCTCGTTGGCGAAGTAGCGGCTGAGGGTCTCGATCATGGCCGGGTCACGCACCCGGTCGGCCACCACCTGGGTCATGAGCTCACCGGAGGCCTCGAGGAAGCTCAGATCCACCGGTTCGCCAGTACCCTGCAGCGGCCGGACCCGGAAGCTCAGCTCGCGGATGTCGCCCTCGTCCACCGGGTTTGCCGGGGGGAAGCGTCCCTGGCCCCAAATGCGCATCCACTCGTTGAAGATGGCCATCGGCTCCCAGCCCTGGACGCTCTGCTCCGGGGCGATGAGCGGCTGGGCCTCGAAGGGGCCGATGTGGGTGACGTAGTAGGCCAGGAAGGACTGGAAGGTGGTCTTGCCGGAACCCGGGAAGCCGAAGGAGATCAGGTAATTGCCCTGGCGCTGGTCGATGTTGTCGTCGATCAGCGCGCCACGCTGCACCGGCTCCACGTCGGCGGCCAGGCGCTCCTCCGGCGAGGGCCACGGGGTGGGGGCCGAGGACGGTTCCTGCTCGCCGCCCTCCTCGGCCGACGGCTCTTGCTCCGGGCGGCGCTCGTAGTAGCGCCGCAGCTGCCAGCGTGACTCCTTGGGTTCGACCACGGTTTCCCCCTCCTTGCCCGCTAGCGCGTCGCCACCCGATTACGCCCCCGACCGGTGGAACCGCCACCGCGCGCACCGGCTGACGCGGGCGCGAAGATCAGCCAGGCGAAGAGCACCGGGGCCACGTCGACGAACACCCCGAGGATCACCGAGACCGCCGTCACCCCGGGGTTGGGGCGATCGATGAAGCCGTCGCGCACACTGATCGGGATCTCGCCGAGCTTATCCAGCTCCGAACGGATGACGCGGTGCTGCACCTGATCCGCCTCGGGCAGAAGCACGTTGGCGCGGCGCTGCACCTCGCGGGAGTGGGTGCGCAGGGTGGCAATGATCTCGAAGTCTCGGCGCTCCAGCAGGGCTCGCTCCCGCCGCTCGAGCTCCTCGGCCAGTGCGCGGTACGGGTCGTCGTAGCGCTCGAGCAGGCCGTCGATCTGCCCGATCAGCTCCCGGGTCCGGTGGTACGCCTCGGGCACGACGCCGTTCTCGAAGTCGCTGATGACCGCCTCGCGGAAGTGCTCGTACCAGCGCTCGTTGGCCTCGGCGCCGGCATCCGGCGAGGGCACGGCGAGCTCTGTCGGCGCGCCGCCGAGCTGATCGTGGATCTGCTCGATGTGCTCGCGGCAGCGCGCCCCGCAGCCGGGGCGCAGCGGATCGTTGATCTGGGTGTCCAGGTTGTCCAGCGAGCGGGCCAGCTCGCGACGCTGCTCGGCCACCTGTTCGATGATCGGAGCGTCGGCCAGTGCGCTGCGCGTGGCGGTCAGGTCGTCGCGGAAGACCGAGAACTGGTCGCTGACCACGCGCTCGGCCATGTCCCGCTCCATGAAGTTGGTGTAGAGGAAGTTGTAGTTACTCGCGCCGCTGAAGAAGGCGATGATGACAAAGAAGGCCAGCGGCTTGAGCGGGCTGCGCCCCTCGAGCCGGAAGCGGCGCAGCAACATGTCGGTGCCGAAGAGGAAGATCCCGAGCAGAGCGGCAAAGAAGATCGCCAGCTCCTGCAAGTGGCTGTAGTAGCCGTAGTACGAGAGGTAGACACTGATCCCCACGCAGATGGCCGTGGCCACCACGTACATCAGGGTATAGAGACTGCGGCCCGACATCGACACGACCTGCGCTGCGCTCCCCCGGGAGCCTGGGCAACGCCCGGTAGTGTCCTACGGACCGGGGGACGAGCGCTAGTACCCGCGTCATCCCGGCGCGGGGCCGCCTACAGGCCGTAGATCAGGCTGGCGATGACGAAGTAGTTGAGCACCCCGAGCACGTCGATGGCGGTGGTGACGAAAGGCCCGGTCGCCACCGCCGGGTCGGCATTCAAGCGCACGAAGAGCATCGGCAGGGAGACCGCCAACAGCGCCGCGCCGGCCATGTTGGTGAGGATGGTCAGCCCGACCACCTGACCGAGCTGCAGGCTGTCGTACATCCACAAGCCGTAGAGGGCGAGGATCACGCCGTAGAAGGCACCCAGCAACAACCCCACCCGCAGCTCCTTGAAGACCATGGCCAGGGTATCGCGCAGATGGATCGCGCCGGTGGCCAGGCCGCGGACGGTGACCGTGGCGGACTGGACGCCGACATTACCGGCCATGCCGATGATGATGGGCACGAAGGCGCTGAGGATAATAACTTGGCCGAGGATGTCCTCGTACTGCCCGATCACGGCCGTCGCCCCCAACCCGCCGAGGAAGGCGGCGAACAACCAGGGCAGGCGCACCCCGGCGATCCGGAAGACCGAGTCGGTGAGCATCTCCGACTGCCGGGTACCGGCCATGCGGAGCATGTCCTCGGTGGTGGACTCACCGATGACGTCGATGATGTCGTCGACCGTCACGATGCCCACCAGGACATCCGCCTCGTCCACCACCGGCAGCGCGAGCAGCCGGTACTTGTCGAAGAGCCGCGAGACCTGCTCCTCCTCGGTGTCGGTGCGCACGCGGATGACCCGCCGGCTCATGAACTCTGCCACCTGGGCGTCCTCCCGGGCGAGCAGCAGCTGGCGCAGCGAGATAACCCCGGTCAGGTGGCCGGCCTCGTCGGTCAGGAAGAGATAGAAGACCATCTCGGCATCGGAGTATCCCCGCAGGGCATCGATCGCCTCGCGCACGGTGACCATCTCGTGCAGGGCAAAGAACTCCGTGGTCATCAGACCACCGGCGGCCCCGGGATCGTGAGCCAGCAGGCTATCCAGTTCGTCGCGGCTGTCAGCGGGCAGCGCGGAGAGCGGATGCTCGCGCCGATCCTCCGGCAGGGCCTGGATCAGGTCCGTCAGCTCATCGGGCCGAAAATTCTCCAGCAGCTCCGCCAGCTCTTCGCGGGGCAAGGCCTCGACGACCTGATGGCGCAGCGCCTGGGGCATCTCGTTGACAATCCGCGCCGCGTGACGGGGGCGACTCACCGCCTGGAGGGTATCGACCACCTGCGCGACCGGCAGCTCGGCGAACACCGCCGCCGCATCGGCCGCGTGTAGCCGGCGCACCAACCGGTCCAGAGGCCGCCACGCACCGCGCAGGTAGAGCTTGGTGAAGGTCTCCGCCAGCCGGCGTTTGCGCGCGTCGTAGGCGCTCGGGTCGGTCGGTGCCGCAGCTAGGTCAATCTGCAAGGGGTCTGCCTCGGCTCGGGCTCTTCGAACAGGGTCCAGTAGGCGTGGGCGTCGAAGATGGCCAGGATGGAGACGATCCGCCCCTGCTCGACGCGCGCCCAGTGGGCCAGGTCGATCTGCTGCTTGTCGGAGAGCTGGATGCAGTAGCGCAGGATGTGGCAGACGTCGGGACCGTCAACGAAGCACTTGACCACCTGGCGCTGCTGGACGATCGAGCCGCCGATCATGGCGTGATCCAGCAGGTCTTCAGCCCGGGTGTAAGCGGCGATGGGGCTGGTATAGCTGAAGCCCTGATCCGCAAGACACGCCCGGGCCGCCTCGTAGTCGCGCTCCTCAAGGGCCTGCAGGTAGCGTTCAACGATCGCCCGCGGGTCCGTCTCCATAGCCCTGCCCCCTGGCTCGCTAATAGGCGTACTCGGTGAAGACCGGATCGAGCGAGCCGCCCCAACGCCCGTGGTAGGCATCGAGCAACTCCTGCGCCGGGCTCCGTCCGGCGTCGACGATCTCCCAGAGCCGCTCCAGGTGGCGGCGCTCGTCCCGCCCGCGCTGATCCAGGCGCTGGCGATTGCGCAGCCCGTCACTGGCGATGGTCAGCACCTCCCGCGCCAGCACCCCCACCGTGGTATCACGGAACGGGGTGTCGAGCGCCGTGCGCGGGACCTCGTGACGCAGGGTGACGATCTCCTCGACGCTCCAGTCGCGGATCAGCGCCTCGGCGGCAGCCAGGGCCGCATCGTCGTAGAGCAGCCCGGTCCACAGCGCCGGCAGCGCACACAGGCCGCGCCACGGCCCGCCGTCGGCACCGCGCATCTCCAGGAACTGCTTCAGGCGCACCTCGGGGAAGAGGGTGGTCAGGTGGTCGTCCCAGTCACTGAGCGTGGGCCGCTCGCCCGGCAGCTGCGGCAGCCGCCCGGCCATGAAGTCGCGGAAGGACTCGCCGGCGCAATCGATGTACTGCCCGTTGCGGTAGACGAAGTACATGGGCACGTCGAGGACGTAGTCCACGTAACGCTCGAAGCCCATGCCCGACTCGAAGACGAAGCCAAGCATGCCGCAGCGATCCGGGTCGGTGTCCTCCCACACCCGGCTGCGGTAACTCAGGTAGCCGCTGGGGCGGCCGTCGGTGAACGGCGAGTTGGCGAACAGCGCCGTGGCGATCGGCTGCAACGCCAGGCCGACACGGAACTTGCGGACCATGTCCGCCTCGCTGGAGAAGTCCAGATTCACCTGGACCGTGCAGGTCCGCAGCATCATGTCCAGGCCCAGGCTGCCGACCTGCG
Coding sequences:
- the prsT gene encoding XrtA/PEP-CTERM system TPR-repeat protein PrsT; translation: MNQHRKKPLHCARSVVGIAALLLFGAVTGCGPTQMSEEEHLERAAHYQAEGNPEAEAIELRSALRQNPENIDAHRRLGVIYLSLGRTEDAIRALERAQERAGGDMDDEIRLDLGRAYWQARRAEDTLQTLNTSFSAAEHQLDAALLRGHALASENRIMEAEAAYRQALRNDPERLSAMVGLARMRATSGDKSEARKLVESALEHDESYGPAWRLLGELEQSTNPNAAEAAFTRSIEDQQTADAGRFHRGLLRLQRGDLEGAREDAQALEGHDRQLPHAAYLRGVTHFFADDFAAAADEFEDVLRRMPDHHSSVLFAGLAHFGRGSSAQAESRLEQVLRQHPGFPPAVRVLAALREGRGDTANAERLLQELIDTNPGDLASIHQLARLELAEGRLDDGLPRLVAWAQSQPQSVRGRLTLARAHLADGEADLAIEQLQTAQEMAPDALEPRVTLIVHYLENSLYQEALEEAEDLVERHPDEAVAHNLAGTALLGLQRPDSARDAFTTALQYAPGDFLATRNLAMLAQVQGNTDAAREHLQSALTVRTDDLDLLLELARFEAEMGHDQRSEALLNRAKDAHPEALRPRLVLARHRMDGGKPREAITLLEPLREVHGSNPAWLELTARARLMAGQNASAARLFTSLLEQRPDDAQTRWLLGSALLADSRYNEATNHFQAVIESHAETAAVHNSLAYARHQLGDERAEAHARDALRLEPNNPHFQGTLGMILLDNGELEEAAEYLRLAQQARPDEVSVRYRYAEALVRLGRDDQARHHLNFIVDDDRETPSSIHADARMLLEELDR
- a CDS encoding DUF1194 domain-containing protein is translated as MNKIRSALSASLLAVAVGVPMHAAADPIPVDLELVLAVDVSGSVNDPRYQAQKTGYIEAFRNPLVHSAIGSGVIGSIATTYMEWSGATEQSQQVGWTQISSAAAANAFADAIDATTRAFSGLTGISQAIDWSVDSIQNNDFAGTRQIIDISGDGTDNTSGDPADARDDAVAAGMTINGIAIEEATSISLTDYFANNVIGGDSSFVLTADTFEDFEDAILLKLQREIDPNGIPVPGTAALFGLGLLLLAGGGRFSRRIAGAPAQRPTVMA
- a CDS encoding Lon protease family protein; protein product: MAAPEPLSLEHLYRVCDPEQLGFRTTEELSAMDRPPGQERALEAMDLGASMRASGFNLFVMGPEGDGKLEMVHRLLAERAAREATPSDWCYLNNFEEPTRPRLLRLPPGQGARWRHDLEQLIEELRSTIPATFESDEYQNRLQELQQQLNRRQREAFEAIQKEAEQYDVTLLQTPSGFSFAPVKEGEVIEPEQFQQLPEEERRRYQEAIEFLQERLQAVVKQIPKWRKEIQEQVRKLNEEMTLLAVGQRIQELRQRYGELPLAAAHLDAVRNDIIEHVDAFRSGEQDHVEYILGRYRANLLLAHDPADGAPVVYEDMPTHQRLVGRTEHHVHQGALLTDFNLIRPGSLHQANGGYLIVDAHRILTQPLAWPSLKRTLSAGEVRIESLEQVHGFWTTVTLEPEPMPLRTKVVLLGDRMVYYLLSAYDPDFPELFKVEADLEDDLPRDAETQQLYARMLATLVRQRRLRHLDRFAAARVIEHGSRMADDSERLAAGGRAITDLLQEADHYATGDGAEIIGQDHIERALAAQERRAGRIRDRSQETIERGTLVIHTEGHHTASVNGLSVLQLGDFGFGRPTRITATARPGRGQLVDIEREAKLGGKIHSKGVMILSRFLASRFAPEGDLSLSASLAFEQSYGGIDGDSASVAELCALFSAIGRVPLDHGIAVTGSVNQLGEVQAVGGVNEKIEGFFEVCRRRGLTGRQGVALPASNVVHLMLRQEVRDAVAAGQFHIYPLSHVDEALELLTGRPAGVWDDAGAYPQGSVNRAVADRLEAFARSQRRRGGGDADEAAEDDDD
- a CDS encoding universal stress protein gives rise to the protein MTERMPEQGSPRRVVVLLDASRASLEALEAAAELAAQLGAELLAIFVEEEALLRCAGYPWAREMGLSGAVRPLETGIEEQRMRTRAEAIRKALAQTGRHRGVHYRLEVCRGGVVRETLSLVNRDDLLVLGKVGYARARGLRIGSTARAIVFGTPGPVMVFERPLQPRTGHGVAVVVESGEPGVRTLTRAAALLGEGEILARFIPDHAAPLPDGDDPARAWAARHCPNAQWLTPAGSPTALARHLSRAPVDKLIISRRSALLAEHDTRSLIEAVQLPVLVVP
- the mgtE gene encoding magnesium transporter, whose translation is MQIDLAAAPTDPSAYDARKRRLAETFTKLYLRGAWRPLDRLVRRLHAADAAAVFAELPVAQVVDTLQAVSRPRHAARIVNEMPQALRHQVVEALPREELAELLENFRPDELTDLIQALPEDRREHPLSALPADSRDELDSLLAHDPGAAGGLMTTEFFALHEMVTVREAIDALRGYSDAEMVFYLFLTDEAGHLTGVISLRQLLLAREDAQVAEFMSRRVIRVRTDTEEEQVSRLFDKYRLLALPVVDEADVLVGIVTVDDIIDVIGESTTEDMLRMAGTRQSEMLTDSVFRIAGVRLPWLFAAFLGGLGATAVIGQYEDILGQVIILSAFVPIIIGMAGNVGVQSATVTVRGLATGAIHLRDTLAMVFKELRVGLLLGAFYGVILALYGLWMYDSLQLGQVVGLTILTNMAGAALLAVSLPMLFVRLNADPAVATGPFVTTAIDVLGVLNYFVIASLIYGL